Proteins encoded in a region of the Carassius gibelio isolate Cgi1373 ecotype wild population from Czech Republic chromosome B5, carGib1.2-hapl.c, whole genome shotgun sequence genome:
- the LOC127957101 gene encoding pre T-cell antigen receptor alpha-like translates to MLPTLLTTTMLFTMGSDAVPFAILSPPFHTDLNGLTILVCVVHDIHRAELEVAWISSGTRGTNPPVSNLLQGHIQSAMSVISVPSSEWMSYTCFVSHRGSDQLLHRHYAGFPMETTGMADDEETFDTCLDHQSSFFEDVRANGDLLFVEALRILLIKITIFDILMTVQAVIK, encoded by the exons ATGCTTCCTACCCTCCTCACCACCACCATGCTTTTTACAA TGGGATCTGATGCTGTCCCTTTTGCCATCTTATCTCCACCATTTCATACTGATCTCAACGGCTTGACCATCCTGGTGTGTGTGGTCCATGACATTCATCGAGCAGAGCTGGAGGTCGCCTGGATTTCTAGTGGCACCAGAGGAACTAATCCGCCAGTCTCGAACTTGCTCCAAGGACACATTCAGAGCGCAATGTCTGTTATATCTGTGCCCTCGAGTGAATGGATGTCCTACACCTGCTTTGTGAGTCACAGAGGCTCCGATCAACTCCTGCACAGACATTATGCTGGATTCCCAATGGAGACGACCG GAATGGCTGACGATGAAGAAACCTTTGATACGTGTTTGGACCATCAAAGCAGTTTTTTCGAAG ACGTCCGAGCAAACGGAGATCTATTATTTGTTGAAGCTCTCAGGATTCTCCTCATCAAAATCACCATTTTCGACATTTTAATGACAGTGCAGGCCGTCATAAAGTG A